One segment of Marvinbryantia formatexigens DSM 14469 DNA contains the following:
- a CDS encoding peptidoglycan D,D-transpeptidase FtsI family protein, with amino-acid sequence MKETGKGNWNPGDFSEHEVEVPEFLTQRQGEDGYRNGQNGDPYQIPPLPEDKELPPPEKPVSKKQRNRVYGRVAYMFSAMFLALVGYMAYFQISLSDELKANPNNTKAEEQKQYVVRGSIYSADGEVLAGTDVDADGNETRIYPYGSTFAHVVGYTTNGKSGIEAMYNSDLLTSNTSIVDQVGKGVNNEKVRGDSLILTLDTRLQQAASTALGAYRGAVVVMEPDTGAVLAMVSHPDFDPNAMEEQWEYLIAEDAHSPLLNRATQGLYPPGSTFKILTALEYIQEHEAGNDYENYTFQCDGYITQNDVTIQCYDGEVHGYENLQQSFQHSCNTSFANIGLQLDLDKFGDLCEKFLFNGDLPTLMPYSSSQFVLNSNSSYGDIMTTSIGQGDTLVSPFHMALIVSTIANDGVMMYPYFVQRVENTEGVEVNETKPIEYKRIISAQEADILKSYMQSVVEGGTGSYLWNDSYTVAGKTGSAEYEVNGNTGQEAEYSTHSWFVGFSNVEDPDIVVSVIAEDGGTGSAAAVPIAKAVFDAYYNNQW; translated from the coding sequence TTGAAAGAGACAGGGAAAGGGAACTGGAATCCCGGAGATTTTTCGGAGCATGAGGTGGAGGTCCCCGAATTTCTGACGCAGCGGCAGGGAGAGGACGGGTACCGGAACGGACAGAACGGGGACCCGTATCAGATACCGCCGCTTCCGGAGGATAAAGAGCTGCCGCCGCCGGAGAAGCCGGTTTCAAAGAAACAGCGGAACCGGGTGTACGGGCGGGTGGCGTATATGTTTTCCGCCATGTTTCTGGCGCTTGTCGGTTATATGGCATATTTTCAGATCTCGCTTTCTGATGAGCTGAAGGCGAATCCGAACAACACCAAGGCGGAGGAACAGAAGCAGTACGTCGTGCGCGGTTCAATATATTCGGCGGACGGCGAGGTGCTTGCCGGAACGGATGTGGACGCCGACGGAAATGAGACGCGCATCTACCCCTACGGCAGTACGTTTGCCCATGTAGTGGGCTATACCACGAACGGAAAGTCCGGCATTGAGGCGATGTACAACAGTGATCTGCTGACGTCAAATACCTCGATTGTCGACCAGGTGGGCAAGGGCGTGAACAACGAAAAAGTGCGGGGAGACAGTCTGATCCTCACGCTGGATACGCGCCTGCAGCAGGCGGCGTCGACGGCGCTGGGCGCATACCGCGGCGCGGTCGTTGTGATGGAGCCGGATACCGGCGCGGTGCTGGCGATGGTATCGCATCCGGATTTTGACCCGAATGCGATGGAGGAGCAGTGGGAATACTTAATCGCGGAGGATGCGCACAGTCCGCTCTTAAACCGCGCGACGCAGGGACTCTATCCGCCGGGTTCTACCTTTAAGATTCTGACGGCGCTTGAGTATATCCAGGAGCATGAGGCGGGGAATGATTATGAGAATTACACCTTCCAGTGCGACGGATATATCACGCAGAACGATGTGACCATCCAGTGCTATGACGGAGAGGTACACGGCTATGAGAATCTGCAGCAGTCCTTCCAGCATTCCTGCAATACTTCGTTTGCCAACATCGGACTGCAGCTTGACCTGGATAAATTTGGCGACCTCTGTGAAAAGTTTTTGTTTAACGGCGATTTGCCGACTCTGATGCCGTACAGCAGCAGCCAGTTTGTGCTGAACAGCAATTCGTCCTACGGCGATATCATGACGACCTCCATCGGGCAGGGAGATACGCTGGTTTCCCCGTTCCATATGGCACTGATCGTCAGCACGATCGCTAATGACGGCGTTATGATGTATCCGTATTTTGTACAGCGCGTGGAAAATACGGAAGGCGTGGAAGTAAACGAAACAAAGCCGATCGAATATAAGCGGATCATTTCCGCGCAGGAGGCGGATATTTTAAAGAGCTATATGCAGAGTGTTGTGGAGGGCGGTACCGGCTCTTATTTGTGGAACGACAGCTACACGGTAGCGGGAAAGACCGGTTCCGCAGAGTATGAGGTAAACGGAAACACCGGCCAGGAAGCGGAATATTCCACACATTCCTGGTTTGTCGGCTTCTCCAATGTCGAAGATCCGGACATTGTGGTGAGCGTGATTGCGGAGGACGGCGGCACCGGAAGCGCGGCGGCAGTTCCGATTGCGAAAGCGGTGTTTGACGCCTACTATAATAATCAGTGGTAA